The Medicago truncatula cultivar Jemalong A17 chromosome 7, MtrunA17r5.0-ANR, whole genome shotgun sequence genome includes the window GTGGTTATCAGAGGCGGCTAAGGTATTGAATTGTAGGGTTGGTGCTCTTTCTTTTGTGTATTTGGGGTTGCCTATTGGTGGTAACGCGAAACATCTGTCTTTTTGGGTGCCTTTAATTGATAGCATTAAGTATAGACTATTGGGGTGGaaatctaaacatttatcattgGGTGGCCGTCTAGTTTTGCTGAAGTATGTTCTGTCATCTCTTCCTTTGTtaaatctattttaatttttttttttttttgggaggggGGGAGTGAGGACCACATGAAAATAACATGGGTTGACtagaattctatttttttatttttttttgagtaaggAGGTTGGTGGTTTGGGGGTAAGGAGAATTAGAGAATTTAATAATGCTCTATTAggaaagtggtgttggaggttgttgGTAGATAGGGATAGTTTGTGGTTTAGGGTGTTGTCGATCCGATTGTTGTGGAGGGCGGCTATATGTTAGATGGAGGCCATCTATCTTTCTCTTGGTGGCGTGATATTGCAGCCTTTTGTAGGGAGGGTGGTTCCGTGATCATGTTAGTCGTGTGGTGGGAGATGGGAAGTTAACTATATTTTGGTCAGATGTGTGGGTTGGTGGAGTGGCGTTTAGGGACATGTATAGTAGATTGTTTGATATGCCGCTGACAAAGGGGATGTCTGTGTTTGATATGTGTCAGTTAGGTTGGGAGTGGATGGTGAGGTTTGGAAGTGGAGGTGGGGGCTGTTTGCGTGGGAGGAGGAAATGGTGAGGGAACTCTGTTTATTCAATCAAAATGTAACTCTGCATGTAGCTAAGAAGGACAGGTGGCGTTGGAACTTGGACTCGAGTAACGAATTCAGTGTTCGGAGCGCATGTAAAGTCTTGGCTTCTCAACATACTGTTGCACCTACGGTAATTACAAAGGCTCACTGGCATAAGGATGTTCCTCTAAAGGTCGTTATGTTTGTGTGGCGGCTGTTCCGAGATAGGTTGCCAACTAAAGACGATTTGTTTCGTCATGGAATTATAGCTATTGATGCAAGATTATGTGTTAGTGGTTGTGGCTCATTGGAGTCTtcctcttatttatttttacactgTAATATTTTTGGGGAAGTTTGGCACTTTATTCATCGTTGGTTGGATGTTTGTTCGGTTCTTCCAAGTGTGTCAGCGGATTACTTAAATCAATATAGTTTTGTTCGTGGAAACTATTCTAAGGTGCGGCAATCTATTATGCATCTCATTTGGTTTGCTACGGTGTGGgaaatatggaaagaaagaaataacaggtTATTCAATGGAAAAGAATGTTCAACATATCAGATTGTCAATAAGATTAAGTCACTATCTTTTTTTGTGATTGAAGGCGAAAATAACTAATCTCTCCTTCAACTATCATGTTTGGTGGCTTAATCCGTTCACCATGCTGGGCATCTGCTAATGCTTTTTCTTTCGATGTTTTTTAGTTACTGTTTTAttgttttcctttctttgtACAAATGTTTGTGACATTTTGGTTTCTTCCTAACACACCTTGTGATAGGAAGAACTCTTTGATGcggtaatatatttcattttaaccttttaaaaaaaaaaattattaaaacatAAGTTTTATCTGtatatattatagtttattttgtcggttcatctgaattttttttccagcTTCAGCTATGAGTTAGCGTGACCTTGTTGAATCCAAAACCCAACTCCTCTAAATTTTTtagtaaaacaaataaataaaattaattaataaatactccctccgtctctaaaTAATAGTCATTTAAGATTTAtgcacgattattaaggaaatgattaattgtgtttattttgatggtaaaactagtatcatttactaaaacatccttattaattgtagttagtggggtagttaagttggatgagAATAAGGatataataatggaaaaaataataaatactgcATTTGTATtctaaattaacaattattttgtgaaaaagaaaagatgttAAAGAGGCaattattgtgagacggaggcaatgggtagggtactataGCATCCATCTCCATACCCGCATTTGTAAATAATGCTAGTACCCGTGTCCGTACCCTCGCGGACAACAACTTTAGTGtccttccccataccctatgggcacttaagtgcatagttttaaaactcgaaCCGGTCATTGACTCGGTGAGGTTACTGGGTCACTGAGTCATTGGTTGAACCATTGGGTCACTGGTTGAACCGCATGATAGAACCGGATTAAACTGGATGACTcggtcattaaaaaaaattatatgtatattaaacTAGATCAAATTGAGTGACTTGACATGTaaaaatttatctaaaaaaaaaaaaaaaaaaactcatgacaTCTAtacaaatgtaatttttttttgacaaattaacataattttGCAATCtcattataaaataacataagtATGTAAAATATTCCCTAtctttttgttagttttgtttaatatattttatgattaaTCAATAACGTAAATAAAAGATATAGgtgtataaaattattttgaagaaaggtGTACAATATaagtaatatttaaaaaataaagtcttGACTCTTGAAGCAAAATTGAAAAGGTCAAGTAACagtaattgtacaaatatagtTCCCATATGTTTACTTTTacgattaaattaaaaaaagaaagggagATAAAAATTTGCTAGGTCTTAAATGGTACCCTTAGATATCAAATAAAGGTGAAGTTAAAAACATAACCCTACGTTTCTATGTTGCAGGCTTGCAGCCGCTCCTCCCTTACACTCATCTTCTATTCTCTCTAAATCAAAATCTACACTCATCCAAACAAGTAGATATCAAATTAGAAAGCACATATCAGATCTAAAACAAGTTGATTAGTTTCAATCTGTTCATGCCATCTTTATCTTCTTTCCTTCCGTCGTCGATCTATCTATTATTTTGTTCTCTTCCAGCTTTTCTGATTTTGTATTGCCAATCGTTCTGatctgtgattttttttttccagtttttctgatttttttaatgacccGGTTCGGTTCATTAAACCGGCCGAGTGGCCGATTTTTACCGATTTTTAGCGAGTCATGTCGGTTTTGACTGGTTCAATTGCATGTCCGATCCAATAAGCAGACCGAATCGGTCATGTCAGCCATTCACGGTTCAACCGGTCGGACTGTCCGGTCCGATCCGggttttaaaactatgtttAAGTGCTCATACCCCCGCCCATTACCCACACTTTAGCCatgaaaagataataaaaatcaccacacttgaaataaaactatgatccaattttttttaaatcaacttaCGAAATaatatttagccaaataaaaaaacatccatCAGTTATACGTTAAAAGGTTGTAGTTGCATGTTAAAATCACTAATAAGTTGTTACTAAAAGTTTTTATTAAGCTGTtttagttttaaggttagagttaaatagttaaatttattaattaattgtacacaaaaaataaataaattatttataatattatataaatacatatatgcgGGTTGCGGGGATGGGTAGTACAGTGTTCATACCCGTGTCCATACCCATAAaaatttgcgggtaattacccatacccaaacccggaTCCATAAAAGCGAGATTTTACCCTATCCATAGTGTATTTTTTTGCGAATGTTCATAGAATCTAGATCCAATTGCTATCCCTACTCGTAAAGTGTGTTCCCCACCACTGAGCACTCATCCCCTAATAAAAACACTCATCTGCCAAAACAGAAAAACAGGCACCAGTCACCACACATTTCTCTTTGGACCACGATTGTGTCTAAAATGGTTGTTGAGAAATAATGTATGCCTTAATAACAAGACAGAAataatgtactccctccgtcccataatataagcaaaaaaaacacattttctttgtcccaaaatataagtaaaaaagacaaatttttatcttttccaatttttttttttgttattctcataaaattaaatgcaaattactttcattttaaaacaattattttttgttaaaatgacactcattttaaaacagagAGAGTAGTAAAATTCGAAGTTGAATCCTTATTAGCTAAATTAAcccacttttaaaaaatttcctttGTATAAACAATAGCGATTAATTGTTGTACGACATAattgagatttatttatttggttaataTTAGTTGATAATACGATCTCAATCTTAAATataggaatttatttttttaaatttattgtgtATCAAATGTAtctgatttataattttttgtttataaatatcaatttatcttgatttatttttacttatattttagggCGGAGCAAGTATTTCACCTTGTGATTGGAAGAACTCTTTGATGcagtaataaattttattttagcctcttaaaaaaatatttattaaaacataagttttatatgtatatattataatttattttgtcgGTTCATCTGAACTTTCTTTTCCTGCTTCAGCTATGAGTTAGCGTGACCTTGTTGAATCCCAAAAATATATGGTTCGTAACGTGTGTTACCCACCCACCACTCAGCACTCATCCCCTAATAAAACACTCACCTGCCAAAACAGAAAAACAGTCACTAGTTACCACACATTTCTCTTTGGACCACGATTGTGTCTAAAATGATTCTTGAGAAATAACGTATGCCTTAATAACAAGGTTTTGTAGGCCCAAGTTAAGAAATGtataaatagaattttttatcttggaaatataaactattatttttcagtaaataataattacattactttttaataaaaacttaatttatttagtGTTTAACCAATTTTTCGGGAACATTGGTTAACATTCTCCTGATAACAATAGTGTTTGCCTATTCATTTTTAGTTGCATAGGCAGTGACATCACCATGTACAACCTATATTACGTCTGAATATGATGTAACACTCTAATCATGAACGAAGGAAGATAACTTTTGCCCTCTGAAACCTATATACGAGATACAATATTGCACCGATACGTtgatacggaaaaatttcaaaaatcaagatacgatacatgtgggatacgttaataagaaaaattatataactaaatgtataatataattataacctttttttaatatgcaaatatattaacaaacacaagaaactagattcgtagcacattaacataaatataaataatattgacgattaagagagtggtgattagtcaattacatacgcaaaatataccaaaaagagcaccatcaGTGTTATATCAATActatactatatccaaaaggaacattgttaatgctatactatatcgatccaaaaaagaagcactatatcCAAAGTGGAAGGCGAccattttgaaagaaaaagttgaaaccctaattttttaaaaggggAAGATGAAATTGTTTTTGTGGTATGGTGTGAGTCTTACTggcaccaaagaaagataaaggaaatgtatatatattatagtaatgtaatgtttttattcttatatttttattcttattttttacaaaaaaaaaaaaaagcacagaaatcaatataatataataaaacataagtatccgtgcgtatcgggacgtatcggaaagtatcataaattattttattaaaaaataaaatttaatatttggatactctcccgatacgtatcggggcaggatacgcaggggatacggtacgtcatccattttgaagtatcgggacTTCAGAGCTTTTGCCTCTTGAAGTCCCTTTCATTATCTAGAACACTTCTAgttacctaaaattaatttcttaatAGATGAACCAAATTAAACAAGTTCAATTTCGAGAGTTCGCTAGTATATCTATCTCTTAATATATagattaaggaatgaaataaatgCATTTTGGGTTGGAATATGATGTTACACTATCatgaacaataattttttctcaTATTGCCAACAATTTTATTCCAAAACCTAAtccttccgttttaaaatgagtgtcgctttaacCAATTGCATACagattaaggaatgaaataaagtagtcaaatgtcatagcaatttcattaaagaaaaaatattattttggaagtaatgtaacataatattaattgaatgctataattgaaaataaaaagttattattgctattgggaaaaacccaagtcccacatcggatagataagactcttaataagagtttataaataggaggcactcctcaccttatgaaccggttttttaaggatgagttaggccttaaatttcaacatggtatcagagcttatCGAATTCAAGGGCCACCTACCAATCCACGgaccaagcccaaagagtgttgggcgtgagggggtgtattgggaaaaacccaagtcccacatcggatagataagactcttgataagagtttataaataggaggcactcctcaccttatgaACCGATTTTTTacggatgagttaggcctcaaatttcaacaattgCATTAGAAActgaaaatgacattcattttgaaacaatttttttagttaaaacgacacttattttaaaacaaaaagagtAATAAAATTCGAAGTTGAATCCTTATTAACTAAATTAAcccacttttaaaaaatttcctttGTATAACGATAGCGATTAATTGTTGTAAGACATAattgagatttatttatttggttaataTTAGTTGATAATACTATCTCCGATTTTAAATataggaatttatttttttaaatttattgagtaTCAAATATATCTGATTTATaagtttttgcttataaatatcaatttatattgatctatttttacttatattttagggCGGAGCAAGTATTTCACACGATATTGACCAATTCTTTCCTATATATAAATCTCGTTCCTATCCCTCAAAAAAGTAAAGTAAAAACTCGTTCCTAGCTTACAATGGCAAAAACAAGTCACATAGCTGTTATTTCAAGCCCTGGTTTCAGCCACATAGCCCCAATAGTAGAATTCTCCAAAAGATTAGTCACAAATCATCCAAATTTTCATGTCACTTGCATCATTCCCTCACTTGGTTCACTGCAAGATTCATCAAAATCATACCTTGAAACAGTTCCACCAAACATAAACTTAGTTTTTCTTCCACCAATCAATAAACAAGACTTACCTCAAGGAGTATACCCAGGAATCCTAATTCAACTCACAGTTACACGCTCTCTACCATCAATTCATCAAGCTCTCAAATCAATAAATTCAAAAGCACCTTTAGTTGCTATAATTGCTGATAATTTTGCATGGGAAGCACTAGATTTTGCTAAAGAGTTCAATTCTTTGTCTTATGTTTACTTCCCTTGTTCAGCTTTTgtactttctttttatttacattGGCCAAAACTTGATGAAGAGGTTTCATGTAAATACAAAGATTTACAAGAACCTATAAAGTTACAAGGATGTGTACCAATTAATGGTATTGATCTTCCTACAGTAACAAAAGATAGATCAGGTCAAGCTTACAAAATGTATCTTCAACGTGCTAAAGATATGTGTTTTGTTGATGGAATCTTGTTTAACAGTTTCTTTGCATTGGAATCAAGTGCTATAAAAGCTTTGGAGCAAAATGGTGATGGAAAAATCGGGTTTTTTCCGGTCGGACCCATTACACAAATAGGGTCAAGTAACAATGATGTTGTTGGCGATGAACTTGAATGTTTGAAATGGTTGAAAAACCAACCACAAAATTCTGTTTTGTATGTTTCTTTTGGAAGTGTTGGAACACTTTCTCAAAGACAGATTAATGAACTAGCCTTTGGTTTGGAATTGAGTAGCCAAAGATTCATTTGGGTTGTGAGACAACCAAGTGATTCAGTTAGTGTTGTTTATCTTAAAGATGCAAATGAAGATCCACTGAAATTTTTACCTAAAGGGTTTTTGGAAAGAACCAAAGAAAAAGGTTTTATTTTGCCATCATGGGCACCTCAAGTTGAAATACTAAAGCAAAATTCAGTTGGTGGATTTTTAAGTCATTGTGGTTGGAATTCGACTTTGGAAAGTATACAAGAGGGGGTGCCAATAGTAGCTTGGCCATTGTTTGCCGAACAAGCAATGAATGCTGTTATGTTATGTGATGGTCTTAAAGTGGCTTTaaggttgaaatttgaagaTGATGACATTGTGGAAAAGGAGAAAATTGCAAAGATGATTAAGTCTGTTATGGAAGGGGAAGAAGGCATGGCAATGCGTGATAGAATGAAGAGTTTAAGAGAAGCTGCTGCTATGGCATTGAATGCCAAAGATGGTTCTTCAATACAAACTATTTCACACTTGGCTACTCAATTGGAGAAGATTGGTGGGATTTAGGAAAATAATATTGctcttaatatttatttttgttattttgatgttTCTAGTTAGGTGTCTATTGGTTGTTTCCTTGATTTACTTTTTATGTGGTGTCTATCGATCGTTGACACATAACATAGACAAGTTCCATGTTCCATGTGC containing:
- the LOC11436815 gene encoding hydroquinone glucosyltransferase — protein: MAKTSHIAVISSPGFSHIAPIVEFSKRLVTNHPNFHVTCIIPSLGSLQDSSKSYLETVPPNINLVFLPPINKQDLPQGVYPGILIQLTVTRSLPSIHQALKSINSKAPLVAIIADNFAWEALDFAKEFNSLSYVYFPCSAFVLSFYLHWPKLDEEVSCKYKDLQEPIKLQGCVPINGIDLPTVTKDRSGQAYKMYLQRAKDMCFVDGILFNSFFALESSAIKALEQNGDGKIGFFPVGPITQIGSSNNDVVGDELECLKWLKNQPQNSVLYVSFGSVGTLSQRQINELAFGLELSSQRFIWVVRQPSDSVSVVYLKDANEDPLKFLPKGFLERTKEKGFILPSWAPQVEILKQNSVGGFLSHCGWNSTLESIQEGVPIVAWPLFAEQAMNAVMLCDGLKVALRLKFEDDDIVEKEKIAKMIKSVMEGEEGMAMRDRMKSLREAAAMALNAKDGSSIQTISHLATQLEKIGGI